From Tripterygium wilfordii isolate XIE 37 chromosome 13, ASM1340144v1, whole genome shotgun sequence, the proteins below share one genomic window:
- the LOC120012496 gene encoding uncharacterized protein LOC120012496 has protein sequence MSQVLEGSRREELTPDDVQVRRDKHEEDVGRQVPYEMELEEALILTEKDLQRRQEHVKSLREKLQSIRSKGKRLVSVIQSVVQEHEDFNPKRVRERESESTGRSRKRRGLTPERRRRNPSLRKARYRSPMSPRRTRHRSHVQRHKIDLKKDAGEAQWSAHNEVERTLKKMTSTPFVRALCLEDPPSKFSPPTFVIYDGKTDLVAHISAYSHKMALWTNRDGLMCKMFPSSLGTTTIKWFHQLLENLVSSWKELAQIFVARFITNSRDPATLHTLFALHLRKGESLRTYVSRYSNTYADIEDCDEKTAVTTFRLGLPQDHKLWERLTMAPPRNMSVLQDRIKQYVKLEEDKQEGHQLAYPQEGVQRNDNIKPDKNGRENESSKAAKPDSYEVGKNVHGTWNISREF, from the coding sequence ATGTCTCAAGTTCTAGAAGGATCTAGGAGGGAAGAATTAACTCCTGACGATGTTCAAGTCCGGAGGGATAAGCATGAAGAAGACGTAGGGAGGCAAGTTCCGTacgaaatggaattggaggaagCTCTCATTCTGACAGAAAAAGACCTCCAACGGAGACAAGAACATGTTAAATCCTTGAGGGAGAAGCTTCAATCCATAAGAAGTAAGGGTAAGCGCTTGGTTAGTGTAATCCAAAGTGTTGTCCAGGAACATGAGGACTTTAATCCTAAACGTGTTCGAGAGCGAGAAAGCGAGAGTACTGGAAGGTCTCGTAAGAGGAGAGGTCTAACCCCAGAAAGAAGAAGACGCAATCCATCCCTACGGAAGGCAAGATATAGATCCCCAATGTCACCAAGAAGGACAAGGCACCGAAGTCATGTCCAAAGGCATAAAAtagatttgaagaaagatgCTGGAGAAGCCCAATGGAGTGCTCATAATGAGGTTGAGAGAACTCTTAAGAAGATGACCTCCACCCCATTTGTACGGGCTCTGTGTCTAGAAGATCCTCCGAGCAAATTCTCCCCTCCAACATTTGTCATATACGATGGAAAGACGGATCTTGTGGCACACATATCTGCGTACTCGCACAAGATGGCATTGTGGACAAATCGAGACGGACTTATGTGTAAAATGTTCCCATCAAGCTTGGGGACCACAACAATAAAGTGGTTCCATCAGCTTCTAGAAAACTTAGTTTCATCTTGGAAGGAGTTGGCACAGATCTTTGTGGCAAGGTTCATAACGAACAGTAGAGATCCGGCAACTTTGCATACTCTGTTTGCCTTGCACCTGAGGAAGGGAGAATCTCTCAGAACCTACGTATCTAGGTACTCAAATACTTATGCAGATATTGAAGATTGTGATGAGAAGACTGCTGTGACCACCTTTCGATTGGGGCTGCCACAGGATCATAAATTATGGGAGAGATTGACTATGGCACCACCAAGGAATATGAGTGTATTACAAGATAGGATAAAGCAGTATGTCAAGCTTGAGGAAGATAAGCAGGAGGGTCATCAATTAGCCTACCCTCAGGAAGGAGTCCAGAGAAATGATAACATAAAACCTGACAAAAACGGACGAGAAAATGAGTCATCCAAGGCTGCAAAGCCTGATTCATATGAAGTTGGCAAAAATGTTCATGGAACTTGGAATATCTCCAGGGAATTCTAA